A segment of the Nostoc sp. TCL26-01 genome:
CTTTACCAACACTTGTTAGAGGAACTGAACGAGCGTTTACCTAGAGCGATCAAGCAGCAAATTCAGAACGCATTTATCAGGGCTACAGCCACGATTGGAGCCAGTCTGCTACTTTGGATGTTGTATAAACTGCTGATGGTGCGCGATCGCATTCTGGCAACAAGACAGGCTGCGGTCGTGGCCCAGTCAAAAGCCGCAGCAGACACCGCTACAGCCAATGTCCCTCATACTCCATATTTGTTGGAGTTTCGCCACTTGCTGCAAAGACAATTTACTTTGGAGCGACGGCGCAGTTTGGTTGCTTTCTTGAAATGGCTGCTGATCTGGGGTCAATTTATCCTCTGGAGTGGTGGAATTACCGCAATTTTAAGCTTATTTCCCTGGACAAAACAGCTAGCCTTGCAACTGTTATCTGCACCCTTACAGTTTTTGCTGCTCTGGCTGCTTGTAGGATTGGCAAATCGAATGAGTAATGAATTGCTCGCTCGCTTTGCCAAAAATTGGCAAGACTATCATTTTTTCAATTTTCAATTTTTTACAATTGCCGACGCGCAGCGCAAGTCTTTACGCATCTCCACAACTATCAGCGCGGTTAAAGGACTGAAAACATTCGTTATTTGGGCGATCGCTGTTGGTTGGATGTTGCAAAGTCTCGGAGTCTCAATTGGTTCGGTACTAGCTGGCGGTGCGATTGTCGCTTTTGCACTTTCTTTGGGCTTCCAAAACTTAGTCAAGGATTTGGTCAATGGCTGTCTAATTTTATGGGAAGACCAATATGGGATTGGGGATGTAGTGGTAATTGTCAATACATCTGGTAACAAGACAGGGGGTTTTGTTGAGAATATGAATTTGCGGGTAACTCAATTGCGAAATGATGAGGGGCGTTTGATTACTATTCCCAATAGTGCGATCGCCCAGGTAGAAAATTTGACCCGAATTTGGTCGCGGGTAGATTTTACGATTGAGGTGGCTTATGAAACAGACATCAAGATGGCATTGGCATTACTCCAAAAGATTGCTCAACAGATGTACGGCGAAACCAAGTGGCGCGATCACCTAGTGGGATTGCCAGAGGTTTTAGGAGTCGATAACCTCGCGCACACTGGGATGATGATTCGAGTCTGGATTAAAACCCAACCCCTGCAACAGTGGGTTGTTGGTCGTGAATTTCGCCTGCGCGTCCGCGTTGCTTTTGAAGAGCATGGCATTCAGATTGGCACACCCCAACAAGCCGTATGGGAGAAAAATGTTTCTGTTCCGATTGGCGATCGCACTGATGGTCAAGGTGAACTAACGAATCAAGGCGATCGGAGTTTGGATTAGGGAGCGCATATAGTGTTTGTTCACAGAATGTTAAACTGAGTGTTAAAAATATCAATCTTACCTGGTAAAAATAGGAAAATGCGTGGAAGCTAACTATCAGCACCTGAACAAGAATAAATACCGTTCTGGCGATCGCGTTGGAGATATTTAAAATTTAAATAGTTCAAAATTTTAAAATTGAAAAATTATTTCATTAATTTTAAATTGATAGTTTTGAATTGGAGCAAAGCGACGGTCATAATTCCGGCGGTAACAGTAATTTCAGTTGCATTTTCAGTCTTAATAAAAATCGCTAAAATGCTTTCACAACTTGATTTTTAAGGATTTTAGGTAAAAATTGTGGAAATGCTATGAACTCTAAACAACCTATATACAGTCAAGTCACTCCAATCGAATATCAACTGTTGCTGAAGTTGCGGGAGCAAAATCCTGCTCAAAATCCACCTAAGCTGCGTTTGACTTTCGGAGAGCGCATTGCTGATCAGGTTGCGACTGTTATGGGTTCTTGGCGTTTCATCATTGTTCAAAGCTGCTTTCTGGCAGTTTGGGTGATTTTGAATGTTGTTGCCGTGGATAGACACTGGGACCCTTATCCGTTTATCCTGCTGAATTTAATGCTTTCGTTTCAAGCTGCTTATGCCGCTCCCATTATTATGATGAGCCAAAATCGGCAAGCTGCGATTGACCGAAAAGAAGCTAAACACGACTATGAAATTAATATGAAAGCCGAATTGGAAATTGAACTTTTACACGATAAAATCATGCTTCTAAAAGAAGAGGAAATTGCCGAACTTATTAAGCTGGTACAAAAGCAAAATCAACAAATGGAGCAGTTAAAAGCATTTTTAATCCAAAGATAAATGAATGATGCAGATAAACTTGCACTTAATAAATCTCTCCGTTTTCCTTGGGGCTAACAATGGAATCACCTGACACATCAAGCAACGTACAGATGCCTGTTCAACAGGGTGGACAGCACCCAGAATCATCAACGGGAGTTTTGGACAAGAATAAACCCGCAATTAAACCCGATCGCTCTGAGTCGGAAGTTCAAGATGAAAAAAGCGGGGAAATTTGGCTGCGATTACTTCCGCTTGGAGTACTGTTCATCGCCTTTGTTCTTTGGGGAGTGTTGGGGAAGATTCCCAATCGGGCTGAGGGACGTGCTGGTATTTTGATTCCTCGCTCCAGCGTTGCGATTCAACCGCGTGAAGGGGGTCGGGTATTGGCGTTGAATATTCGACCGGGTGATTCTGTTAAAAAAGGGCAAGTATTAGCAACGATGGAGTTTCCTGAACTGGAAACAGAATTGCAAGACAAGCGCGATCGCCTTGCAGACCTCAAGGCACAAAACTACCAAATTGGTTCTGTACAAAAGAATCGTAGTCAACTCAATTCAAGTGCTGTAGCACAGAAGCGTCAGGCAAATTTGGGTCAGATTGAATCGCTGCGGGTGCAATTGGCGAGCAATCAGAGCCAGCGAGAAGCATACCTCGATCACCTCAAGTACCTGCGTAGATTTAAAGCATCTACCGATGAGAGACTGTCTGCTTACAATGCTTTGGCAAAAGAGGGCGCTGTGCCTCGGATTGGATTCCAACCCTATTTCTTTCAATCCAGTCAGCAAGAAGTTGCCAATTCTGTGAATCAGACGCAAGTAGCCCTCGATCGCCTGAAGGGTGAAGATGAGAGCTTGCGCGCACAGATACAAACCCTGATGGCAGCAAACGAGGCACTGACTACCGAGAAGCGCGGCATCGACCTACAAGATACCGTCAGTGATGTGACTCGATATAATGCGATCGCTGACCAACAACGCGATATCAACACCTTAAAAACTAGAATTCGTGCCAATAGCCAGGTCGTCAGTCTCTATAACGGTAAAGTTGAGGAAATTTCGGTCAATTCAGGTGAAGTAGTGCCTCCGAGTGGTCGCATCGGCAAGCTATCAGTCGATAACCCCAATGCCAAAGTCAATGTGGTGGCACTGTTCAAAGTGGGTGATGCCAAGCAGTTAGCACCAGGAATGGCAGTCGAAGTCATTCCTGATTTATACGAGCGCGAACGCTATGGTGGCATCGTTGCAAAGGTCATTGAAGTGGCTCAACAGCCAGTCACCGCATCCGAATTATCCAATCTGGTCGGCAGTCAGGATCTGGCAGAGAAGCTGTTATTGGGACGCGATAAGGACGATCGCGATAAGCCTCAACCAATCAACGCCAGCGTGACGAAAGTGATCCTAGAACTCCAAACTGACCCGAATACAACCAGTGGCTTTAAGTGGACTGAAGGCAAGGGAGCGCCCAGAGTGATTACCGACGGGACAACCGCCGATGTCAAAGCTGTGATTGAGGAGCGATCGCTGTTGAGTTACTTAACTCCCGCTTTTCGTTGGATTACGGGAGTGTATTGACTGTTACAGTGTTGAGTGCTGAGTGCTGAGTAGAAAGTAAAACTAATTGCACTCAGAACTACTGAAACTAATTTGTAATTGGAGCCTCATGCTATGCAAAATTCTAAAAGACGGTCAAAATGGTGGGTTTGGTGGCTGAAGTGGTGGGTCATTGCAGCTGCGATCGTATTTATTTTGATGATCTTTAGTGAACCGCCTCAACTCTGGTTTTGGTTGGTCGCATTTTTTGCGCTACTTCTCTACTCCATTGAACGTGCAATCAACGAGTAAATAAAAGATCGTCCTACAGCCTCGAAAACGATGGGCCACATTTCCGAATGAAGTTTAGGATCGTGAATTAAATAATATCTGTGATTGCAAAAGTGACTCGCCCTCACCCCCAGCCCCTCTCCCAAGCTGGGAGAGGGGAGCAAGAAGTCCGGTTCCCCTTCTCCTAAGCTGGGAGAAGGGGTTAGGGGATGAGGGCAAAATTCTCGACATTAATAAATCCGCATTCCTTAAAGGAGAAGCGAATTCCTTGGATACTCAGTACTCAACGATCATCAAACAGGGATTGAAATTTTCCCTGGGTGCCGCCCTGTTGGGTAGCTTTTTCTGGCATCGGGCAGATGTATTAGATAACTATGTTTATCCTATTTTCGGTTATGTTTCTGTCCTGATTGAACCCGCCGCAGGAGGCGCAATCATCGCGGGTCTGGGGCGGGTTGGCGGCAGTGCCTTGGGCGGATTCATTGCTGCTATGTTGTTGAGTTCATTTGGTATCTATGGCTCAGGCTTATTTATCATTCCGCCGATTACTTACATCCTATCTGCCTTCATTTGTGAAACCTATCGCTGGCAAGCAGCCTATTCTCAAGCAACATTGCTGGGAACGCTGATTGCCATGAGAGCAGTTGGGACATCAGATCAGCAAGATATATGGCTGTATCTAAAATCACGTCTGATTGATAACTGGATTGGCGTTGCGGTGGGAATTGCCATAACACTGCTGTTTTGGCGACAGGATACTCGCACTGAGTTAACCAGAAACTTGAAACAATTTTTGCAGGGTGTACCTCGTTTGTTTCACTTAATCGTGAATCAGTATGCCATGTCTCCCCAGTTGGAGAATACCGAAAATAATCATACTCCTGTTCTTTCCGCCTTCGCGCCGCCAGCCTCGCTACTCGATCGCCTGACAAAAACCACACAAGCCAGCTTGACAACTTTGACAAAAGCTGCTTCTGAATTTCAGAGTCAGACACTAACTGAGGAGAATTGGAGTGCAATTTTAACCAGTCAAAGCCAGCTTTCTCGGCAATTGGCAGATATGCTAGCTCTTGCCGATCGCAATGAGCAAACGTTAGCCCGTCAGTTTAGGGTTGAATTAAATCAGTTTGCTCAACATCTGGAAAAAAGCTGTGATCAGTTAAGCACAATCGCCAATACATCCCATTCTTTTCATCCTGATCTTTCTGAACTAGAGCAAGACTTAGCCATTATCAAAGATAAGCTTAATCATCTGCGCTCCACTGGAGAAATTGGCGCATACAACATCTCAGAAACGTTGCGATTCTTTCAATTGCTCCAGCTTTTGACCCAATTTACCCAGGAGTTGCGATCGCTGCAAAATCGACTGCTCTATAAAATGAATGTTGCAGCAACCCATCAGCGAAGGCGACTCTTGACCTTCCCGAAGCGCACATCTATATCTATGAAGCGGGCGATCGAAATTGTGGGTATGGGCATGGCGATCGGTATGGTAATCGGTATTGTTCACCATATCGATTTCCCCTATCCTTCTGCCTATGAGACAGCTGCTGAAGTGATTATTGTTGCCCTAGTTACAATCCTTGTTCAACCGACACGGGGAAGGGCGATCGCGCTCAGTCTGGCTGCGGTCACTTGTTTCTGGATCAGCCTCTTTTTGATATATCTCCTGGGTATTTCCTTTGGCTATAATCCCATCACCTGCTGTGTGGTTTTCTTTTTTATTTATGTCTGCT
Coding sequences within it:
- a CDS encoding mechanosensitive ion channel family protein produces the protein MMFSGWRHFDRPSMRLAITFLFSLTLALGWTSPVWAQVSPVNPVVQNVNQPPSGVQRLGAIEIATVKLDGENLFQVVAPTVWNRNNPGKQIPVEVRVEEIEANLDRMITFAPIENFALPIGSIVQGDRRKGFYTNFDPQTLQVFASKLDGDTIVLAKDAYHSVPLQLLTVTQLDANYYGLSVDRLAQQLQSGLYQHLLEELNERLPRAIKQQIQNAFIRATATIGASLLLWMLYKLLMVRDRILATRQAAVVAQSKAAADTATANVPHTPYLLEFRHLLQRQFTLERRRSLVAFLKWLLIWGQFILWSGGITAILSLFPWTKQLALQLLSAPLQFLLLWLLVGLANRMSNELLARFAKNWQDYHFFNFQFFTIADAQRKSLRISTTISAVKGLKTFVIWAIAVGWMLQSLGVSIGSVLAGGAIVAFALSLGFQNLVKDLVNGCLILWEDQYGIGDVVVIVNTSGNKTGGFVENMNLRVTQLRNDEGRLITIPNSAIAQVENLTRIWSRVDFTIEVAYETDIKMALALLQKIAQQMYGETKWRDHLVGLPEVLGVDNLAHTGMMIRVWIKTQPLQQWVVGREFRLRVRVAFEEHGIQIGTPQQAVWEKNVSVPIGDRTDGQGELTNQGDRSLD
- a CDS encoding NHLP bacteriocin system secretion protein, with the protein product MPVQQGGQHPESSTGVLDKNKPAIKPDRSESEVQDEKSGEIWLRLLPLGVLFIAFVLWGVLGKIPNRAEGRAGILIPRSSVAIQPREGGRVLALNIRPGDSVKKGQVLATMEFPELETELQDKRDRLADLKAQNYQIGSVQKNRSQLNSSAVAQKRQANLGQIESLRVQLASNQSQREAYLDHLKYLRRFKASTDERLSAYNALAKEGAVPRIGFQPYFFQSSQQEVANSVNQTQVALDRLKGEDESLRAQIQTLMAANEALTTEKRGIDLQDTVSDVTRYNAIADQQRDINTLKTRIRANSQVVSLYNGKVEEISVNSGEVVPPSGRIGKLSVDNPNAKVNVVALFKVGDAKQLAPGMAVEVIPDLYERERYGGIVAKVIEVAQQPVTASELSNLVGSQDLAEKLLLGRDKDDRDKPQPINASVTKVILELQTDPNTTSGFKWTEGKGAPRVITDGTTADVKAVIEERSLLSYLTPAFRWITGVY
- a CDS encoding DUF1003 domain-containing protein, producing MNSKQPIYSQVTPIEYQLLLKLREQNPAQNPPKLRLTFGERIADQVATVMGSWRFIIVQSCFLAVWVILNVVAVDRHWDPYPFILLNLMLSFQAAYAAPIIMMSQNRQAAIDRKEAKHDYEINMKAELEIELLHDKIMLLKEEEIAELIKLVQKQNQQMEQLKAFLIQR